One stretch of Chryseobacterium indologenes DNA includes these proteins:
- the yidC gene encoding membrane protein insertase YidC, which translates to MQQNNGIDKKQMISFAVLCLILFGAMFYFQNKQMKEEELKAQQQKTEQVKNAVKQTQATNINPNVTPNAIQTANLSNKELNVEFSSLGGQVSKVQLSEYKAYNNKTDQADLPLYLINKNNSNYGFQFKDKTGKVINTKDLVFSPAVNGNAVTMTANYNGAVIQFIYTLLPKYTLDFKVRTQGLSAVTSDNKADFIWDYNVRNLEKGRAQEQSHSEFSYAFNNYKDYDYDGRTTMEEEKETLNWIGVKQQFFSSVIEAKNGFTQSKGNQENVEEGEYLKKFNYEGFVQMTGSELNQDFTWYFMPLDLPLLKSYDKNFDEILPLGWSFIGAMNRYFFMWLYAIIAGWGLSAGWVIFAMTIIVKLILSPIMYKQHKLSAMMKVIRPEIDEVNAKFKDADPMKKQQATMEVYRKAGVNQMAGCLPALVQIPIFYALFRFFPNFIDLRGQGFWFAKDLTAYDDLIKLPFKVPFLGDHLSIFALACTVVILIYTVMTSGNMQQPQQEGMPNMKVLMYIFPITFLFFLNTSASGLSWYYFVSNAINILIILVIKYVILDEKKIHAQIQANKEKPKTEGKFQKKMREMMEQAQQQQQAQERNKKK; encoded by the coding sequence ATGCAACAAAACAACGGAATCGATAAGAAGCAGATGATTAGTTTCGCGGTTTTATGCCTGATTCTTTTCGGTGCAATGTTCTACTTCCAGAACAAGCAGATGAAAGAAGAAGAGTTAAAAGCTCAGCAGCAGAAAACGGAACAGGTGAAAAATGCCGTAAAACAGACTCAGGCCACCAATATCAATCCAAATGTAACTCCTAATGCGATTCAGACAGCTAATTTGTCTAACAAAGAATTAAACGTTGAATTCTCAAGTTTAGGAGGACAAGTTTCTAAAGTTCAGCTTTCAGAATACAAAGCATACAATAATAAAACGGATCAGGCTGACCTTCCGCTTTATCTTATCAATAAAAATAATTCAAACTACGGATTTCAGTTTAAAGACAAAACAGGAAAGGTAATCAATACTAAAGATTTAGTTTTCTCACCTGCTGTTAATGGAAATGCTGTAACAATGACAGCGAACTATAATGGTGCTGTTATCCAGTTTATTTATACATTACTTCCGAAATATACTCTTGACTTTAAAGTAAGAACCCAGGGACTTTCTGCGGTTACTTCTGATAATAAAGCTGATTTTATCTGGGATTATAATGTAAGAAACCTTGAAAAAGGGAGAGCGCAGGAGCAGTCTCACTCTGAATTCTCCTATGCTTTCAATAATTATAAAGATTATGATTATGATGGAAGAACTACAATGGAGGAGGAAAAAGAAACTCTTAACTGGATTGGGGTAAAGCAGCAGTTCTTCTCTTCTGTGATTGAAGCTAAGAATGGATTTACACAGAGTAAAGGAAACCAGGAGAATGTGGAAGAAGGAGAATATCTGAAAAAGTTCAATTATGAAGGTTTTGTTCAGATGACCGGAAGTGAGTTAAATCAGGATTTTACATGGTATTTCATGCCATTGGATCTTCCTTTATTAAAATCTTACGATAAAAACTTTGATGAAATTCTTCCGCTAGGTTGGTCTTTCATCGGAGCAATGAACCGTTATTTCTTCATGTGGTTGTATGCCATTATTGCTGGTTGGGGACTGTCTGCCGGTTGGGTAATTTTTGCAATGACGATCATTGTAAAATTAATCTTATCGCCAATTATGTACAAGCAGCATAAGCTGAGTGCAATGATGAAGGTCATTCGTCCGGAAATTGATGAGGTTAACGCTAAATTCAAGGATGCGGATCCGATGAAGAAACAGCAGGCTACAATGGAAGTATATAGAAAAGCTGGAGTAAATCAGATGGCAGGCTGTTTACCGGCATTGGTACAGATTCCTATTTTCTATGCTTTATTCCGTTTCTTCCCGAATTTTATTGATTTGAGAGGGCAGGGATTCTGGTTTGCAAAAGACTTAACCGCTTATGATGATTTGATTAAATTGCCATTTAAAGTTCCATTCCTTGGGGATCACTTAAGTATCTTCGCATTGGCTTGTACAGTGGTTATCTTAATCTATACGGTAATGACGTCAGGAAACATGCAGCAGCCACAACAGGAGGGAATGCCAAACATGAAAGTATTAATGTATATTTTCCCTATTACCTTCTTATTCTTCCTGAACACTTCAGCGTCTGGTCTTTCATGGTATTATTTTGTATCGAATGCGATCAACATCCTGATCATTCTTGTGATTAAATATGTAATTCTGGATGAGAAGAAGATCCATGCTCAGATTCAGGCTAATAAAGAAAAGCCGAAAACGGAAGGGAAATTCCAGAAGAAGATGAGAGAAATGATGGAGCAGGCTCAACAGCAACAGCAGGCTCAGGAAAGAAATAAAAAGAAATAA
- a CDS encoding ribonuclease HII: MELLQKWTDHYIEAGCDEVGRGCLSGPVVAAAVILDDDFKQNLVNDSKKLTFKTRMDLDSYIKDNVKNYAIAELPPAFIDEHNILNASIHAMHRALDQLTITPELILVDGNKFHPYNYIPHQCIIKGDSKVLSIAAASILAKNYRDRLMIELHEEFPEYGWDTNFGYATKKHQAALIKYGPTIYHRQSFRLKYD; encoded by the coding sequence ATGGAATTATTACAAAAATGGACAGACCATTACATCGAAGCAGGGTGTGATGAAGTAGGAAGAGGTTGTTTAAGTGGGCCAGTAGTTGCGGCCGCTGTCATTTTAGATGATGATTTCAAGCAAAATCTGGTTAATGATTCAAAAAAACTAACATTTAAGACCAGAATGGATCTGGACAGCTACATCAAAGATAACGTAAAAAATTACGCCATTGCAGAGCTTCCACCTGCATTTATTGACGAGCATAATATTCTCAATGCAAGTATTCATGCTATGCATCGTGCGCTAGATCAACTCACGATAACACCGGAACTTATTCTGGTAGACGGTAATAAATTCCATCCTTATAATTATATTCCGCATCAGTGTATCATTAAAGGAGACTCAAAAGTTTTATCTATTGCAGCGGCGTCTATTCTTGCAAAAAATTACAGAGACAGATTAATGATTGAGCTTCACGAAGAGTTTCCTGAATATGGCTGGGATACCAATTTCGGATATGCTACTAAAAAACATCAGGCAGCACTTATCAAATATGGGCCAACAATATACCATAGGCAGTCATTCAGATTAAAGTATGACTAA